The following proteins are encoded in a genomic region of Diadema setosum chromosome 18, eeDiaSeto1, whole genome shotgun sequence:
- the LOC140242093 gene encoding ADP-ribosylation factor-like protein 3, whose protein sequence is MGLLDLLRKMKGGSQGNKELRVLLLGLDNAGKTTILKKLSNESVENISPTQGFNIKSLKTHNWNLNVWDIGGQRKLRAYWRNYYENTDILIYVIDSTDRARFQETGLELAELLEEEKLQRVPVLIYANKQDLMGAASAAELSDLQALDLQNIRGRVWQIQPCSAMSGEGVQDGMKWVINTVYKK, encoded by the exons ATG gGTCTTTTAGATTTATTACGAAAGATGAAGGGAGGCTCACAAGGCAACAAAGAGCTGAGAGTTCTGCTTCTTGGGTTAGACAATGCAGGAAAAACAACAATTCTGAAAAAACTCTCCAATGAAAGTGTGGAAAATATTTCACCAACACAAGGATTTAACATCAAGAGCTTGAAAACACATAATTGGAATCTGAATGTGTGGGATATTGGAG GTCAAAGAAAATTAAGAGCGTACTGGCGAAACTACTATGAAAATACAGACATTCTCATCTACGTCATAGACAGCACAGATAGGGCAAGGTTTCAAGAAACAGGTCTG GAACTTGCAGAGCTTCTCGAAGAAGAGAAGTTACAAAGGGTGCCAGTGCTGATATACGCCAATAAGCAGGACCTGATGGGTGCTGCGTCAGCAGCAGAACTCTCTGACCTTCAAGCGCTGGACCTGCAGAACATCAGGGGAAGAGTATGGCAAATCCAGCCCTGCTCAGCAATGTCAGGAGAAGGTGTACAA GACGGAATGAAGTGGGTAATAAACACAGTGTACAAGAAGTAG